One window of Desulfovibrio subterraneus genomic DNA carries:
- a CDS encoding transcriptional regulator, with product MLIKLLIFAVCGWALFKMFTNDSKKKSDKDAAKKAKDIERKVATGEMVKDPVCGAYVSLDQEIRVRDGENIHRFCSYECRDKYLAQLEQGGREIAAEAKEEA from the coding sequence ATGCTCATCAAGTTACTCATTTTCGCCGTGTGTGGCTGGGCTCTCTTCAAGATGTTCACCAATGACAGCAAGAAGAAGTCCGACAAGGACGCCGCCAAGAAGGCGAAGGACATCGAACGCAAGGTAGCCACCGGCGAAATGGTCAAAGACCCTGTCTGCGGTGCCTATGTTTCCCTTGATCAGGAAATTCGTGTGCGCGACGGCGAGAATATCCACCGTTTCTGCAGCTACGAATGTCGTGACAAGTATCTGGCTCAGCTGGAGCAGGGCGGCCGCGAAATTGCTGCCGAGGCCAAGGAAGAAGCATAA